The DNA window ATCTCGCGCAGGCCGGGGTCGCTGACGGCGTCGCTGAACACGCCCGCGAAGGCGTCGCCCACCCCCGGCTCGCCGATCTTCGCCGCGATCCAGCGGATGGCCGAGGACATCAGCTCGGCGGGGCCGGCGCCCTCCAGGGGCACCGGGCCGAAGGCGTCCAGGAGGCAGTCCACGATCAGCTCGCCCTTGGACGGCCAGCGGCGGTAGACCGTCGTCTTGGCCACGCCGGCCGTGGCGGCGATGCGTTCGACGGTGGCGCGCGCGTAGCCGAGGTCGTGGACCGTGCGCAGCGTCGCGGCGAAGACCACGTCGTTGAGGCCGGCGCGGGGCCGGCCGGGCGGCCGGGCTGAGGTGGTGGAGGCCATGCCCCTACGGTACCGTTCTGCGCTACCTTAGGTATCGAAACCTCAGGTATCGAAACTAGCGCAGGCAAAGGGGAAGCCATGGAAGAGATCATCGCGATGCGTCCGCAGGAGCCGGACTGGGACACGGTCACGGCCGAGGAACTGCTCGCCTTCCGCGAGGCGGAGAACCGGTTCCGGGCGTCCGCCGCGGCCCGCAGGGTCACCGGCGACCCGGAGCCGGGCGCCTCGATCGGCTGGCGGCAGGTGTCCCTGCCCGGCCGCGAGGTCCCCGTACGGGTGCACCGGCCCGACGGCGGCGGCCCGGACCTGCCGCTCGTGCTGCACGTGCACGGGGGCGGCTTCGTCGGCACGGCGACGCAGAGCGACTGGGTGACCAGCCATCTCGCCGTACGGCTGCCCGCCGTCGTCGTCTCGGTCGAGCACCGCCTCCTCGCTCCGGGGACCCCGCTGACGGCGGCGGCCGACGACGGCTGGGACGTCCTCAGGCACGTGGTGGAGCACGCCGCGCGGTGGGGTGTCGACCCGGCGCGGGCCGCCGTCTTCGGCGAGAGCTGCGGCGGGCTGATCAGCGCACTGGCGGCGATCCGGGCCAGGGAGGCCGGTCTCGCCCTGCGGGCGCAGGTGCTGGTCAACACCGCGGCCGACGTGACCGGGGCGATGTTCGACCATCCCTCGGCCGCCAGGTACGCCGACAGCCCGGCACTGTCCATGCCGCAGTTGCGGCTCTTCCGGCGGCTCGCCGTGCAGCCGGGGACCGACGCCCGCGCCCTCTCGCCGCTGCACGCGGACGAACTGGGCGGGCTGGCGCCCGCGCTCCTCGTGGTGCCGGCCGAGGACCCGATCGCCGATCACGGCCGCCGCTACGCCGAACGGCTGCGCGCGGCCGGCACGTCAGCGCGGCTCACCGAGTACGCCGGCGCGGGTCACGCCTTCCTCAGCATGCCGGGCCTGGTGCCCCAGGCCGAGGCTGCGCGGGCCGAGATCCTCGGCTTCCTCGCCGCCCACCTCTGACCGGCGGCGGCGGGGTGGTCAGAACCGGACGGCGCGCACTTCCGTAACGGTGAACTCGTCGACGACGCTCCGGTTCGCCACGAGGAACCCGATCAGCCCCGCCACCGCCTCCACGGCCTGAGCCGCCCGTGCCTGCCCGCTCAGCAGGAAGACCAGGGGCGTCGAGGGCTGGTCGAGCATGAAGTGACGGCCGTGGCGGTGCACGTCGTGCAGGACCTTGATCGGGATGGGTCTCGGCGAGGTGAACCACGCCACGGCCTCCCACAGCGGCAACCCGGGATCGGCCTCCGCCGCGGCGCGGTAGCAGGTCACGCAGCCCTGGGCGACGTGCTGCCCATGGGGGCAGGTCCAGTGGGCGGCCTCGGCGAGGGACTGATCGCGGGCGCCGAAGATGGCGCTCTCGACTACGCGACGGCGTAGCGGGTGCCCTGGTGGCTCGATGATGGTGAGTCCTCCGGATCGCCGGGCGGCCGGACGATGATCGTCACAGCTTCACGAGCTTGGCGTTCGGCGCGGGGACGCGGTAGGTCGCGGTGCCGAAATCGATAAGAACGGCGACATGTTGCTCGACCGCGAGCACGCGGCCCAGGCCGTACTTGTCGTGACTGACGCGGTCGCCGACCGCGTATTCCTCGGCCGGCGGAGCCGGGATTTCCGGAGTGTTGAAGGGGCTGCCGGGCGGCCGGCGTCGGACCGCGGGCGCAGTACGTCTCATTTGATTAAGTATGCGCTCATCCTGTGCGTAAAGCGAGCCAACAGGGAAAACGCGCCGTCGTGATCTTGGCGCGGCGGACCGCCGGCCCGCGCGAGGCGCGGGCGCCGGCGGCGTGAGGTGCCGGGTCAGGCGGCGACGATGTTCTCCGCCTGCAGGCCCTTCTGGCCCTGGACGACGTCGAAGGACACCTTCTGGCCCTCGACCAGCTCGCGGTAGCCGCCGTTGGAGACGATGCTGGAGTAGTGGGCGAAGACGTCGGCGCCGCCGCCGTCCTGCGCGATGAAGCCGAAGCCCTTTTCCGAGTTGAACCACTTGACGGTGCCGGTGGCCATGTCGATCTCCTTCAGACAGTGCCGTGAATCGAGAATTCACACCTCGTGAATCTCGTGCCGCCGCAATGAACCCCCCGGAGAAACCGGCCAAACAAAAAACGCGCCCGAAGATCACTCTGTCAGGCGCGCATAAGTCCTATGGGTACCATAACTGCAACGCACTCAGTTTAACACACTCCGCCCGCCCGCTCACGCACCGGCACGCCGGTACGCGTCGAGCACCAGCCCGTGGAAGTGGTGGACGGCGTGCTCGGACAGGCCGCCCCCGTCCGGGTCGTACACGATCTTTCCCTGGGTGAAGGCGGGGGTGCGCATGCCGCGCTGGACGCTCTCCACCAGGGCGATGTCCTCCACCTGGAGCACCTCGTCGATGTAGCGGATGCTGTCCAGCTCCGCCTCGTCGGGCTCGGCGGTCTCCAGGTAGAAGTCCCACGTCTCGCGGGTGCGCTCGGGCCCGTCGGGGATGATCTGCAGCACCATGAAGTTCCCGCGGCCGGGATAACGCAGCAGGCACGTGTTGGGCCACAGCCACCAGACCGCGTGCTCCGTGACCGTCGCGCCCGACACGTCGTAGGCGGAGTTCGCGCCCGTGCCGGCGCTCGCCATGTGACTGGAGTGGATCCCGTACGTGGTGACCTTGTAGGTGCTCATGTCCACCAGGGACACGAAGTCCTTGTGCGCCACGTGGCAGTGGTAGCACTCCAGGAAGTTGTCGACGACGTTCTTCCAGTTGGAGGCGATGTCGTAGGTGAGCCGGCGGGCGAGGGTCAGCCGCGCCACGTCCGGGGCGCGGGCCAGGATCTCCGCCTCCAGACCGGGCGCCTGCTCCGCCGGCGGGGCCGCCCCCGGGTCGAGGTTGACGTAGACCATGCCGGCGAACTCGGTCACCTGGATCCGGTCCAGGCACACCGCGGAGGCGTCGAAGCCCGGCATCCCGCCGGTGTGGCGGGCCCGCCGCAGCCGGCCGGTCAGGTCGTAGGTCCAGGCGTGGTACGGGCACACGATGCTGCGCCGCACCCCCGAGCCCGACAGCAGCTCGTGCGCCCGGTGCTTGCACACGTTGTAGAACGCCCGCAGCGTGCCGGCCTCGTCCCTGACGGCCACGATCGGCATGCCGGCCACCGTGGCCGCCACGTAGCCGCCCGGCTCACGCAGTTTCTCGCCGTGGCACAGCCACTGCCACGTACGGCCGAAGATCTCCCGCTGGTCCACGGCGAACCACGCGGGATCGGTGTAGGCGTCGGCGTGCAGGGACATCGACAACGCGGGATCGGGGTGGTAGCCGGCGGCGACGCGCGCGAAGCCGGGGGTCGTCTCCGGGCTCACCGGACCTCCAAAGACTGACGATCAGGCCGAGACTAGGCACGGCGACGGCGCCGGTTCAAGACCCTCCCTGTGCCGCGTCCCCCAGGAACCCCGGTGACCTGTGGTTTCGTGCGGATTTCGATCGGGTCGGCGGGGTTCGGGGTAGGACTTTGTCCTCATGGTACGGAGATCGAGATGAGAACCGAGCGGGTGGAGATGCGTGAGTCAGCCTCTCGGCCGGCCGAGAGGCGAGGACCCCGGCGGGGCGCCTCGCGGCCGGGCGGGCGCGGATGGTGAGGACGGCCGGGACGACCCGGCGCACGGACGGCGGGCCGCCGGCCCCCGACGCGGGGATGGAGCGGTTCGCCCGGCTGGCGGCGAGCGTCATGGGCGCGCCCGTGGCGCTGGTGGCGCTGGCCGGGGCGGACCGGCTGGAACTGCCCGGCCTGGTCGGGCTCAAGGAGGGGCGGGACGCCCTGCGCCGCCCGCCGCTGTCGCGTTCGCTGTCCGGGCGGGTGGTGGCGACCGGCGAGCCGCTGATCGTGACCGACCTGCGGGACGACGCCCGCTTCTCCTCGCGGGAGACGCTCGCCGAGCGGCAGTGGGGCCTGGTCTCCTACGCCGGGATGCCCCTGACCGCGTACGGCCAGGTGGTGGGCGTGCTGTGCGCGGCCTGCCCCGGCGCGCGGGAGTGGACCGGCGCGCAACTGGCGGACCTGTCGGACCTGGCCTCCGCCTGCTCGGCGGAGCTGCGGTCGCGGGCCGCCGCGAGGAGCGCGCTGATGGCGCAGCAGGACGCCGAGCGGGACCACCGCGTCGCCGAGCGGGCCAGGGCGGTCGCCGAACAGGCGGGCGTGCGCGCCCAGGCCGGGTGGGACGCCGCCGAGCTGCTGCTGCGCGCCTCGCAGGAACTGGCCGGCGCGGCCACGCTGCACGACGTGCAGCACCTGCTGCGCGACCTGGTCAGCGAGCCGCTCAAGCCCGTGCACACGAGCCTCAGCCTGATCCAGGACGGGCGGCTGCGCCCCGCGCAGGACACGGGGCCGGACAAGGGGCCGGTGCCGCCCGGCGCCGAGCCCGCCGTCTCCTGCGCCCTGGACGCGGACCACCCGCTGGCCCAGGCGGCCAGGGGGCGGCGGCTGGTCTCGGCCGGCGACCCCGGCGAACTGGCCCGCGCGTACGGCGAGGCCGTCGCGGGCGCGTTCGCCCTGCTCGACGTCCGCGCGCTGGTGTGCGTGCCGCTGACGCACGCCGGCGCGGTGCACGGGGTGCTGCTGATCGGCTGGGGCGAGCCGCACGACGCGGGCCCTTCGGAGCGGGCGGTGCTCACCGCGATCGCCGGCTACGTCGGCCAGGCGGTCCAGCGGGCCGGCGTGCTGGACGAACGGGTCAGCGTCGCCCGCCAGCTGCAGAGCGCGATGCTGACCGACCTGCCGGACGGTCAGGGCCTCGGCCTCGCCGCGCTCTACCTGGCCGCGGCGGCCGACGACCTCGTGGGCGGCGACTGGTACGACGCCTTCCCGCTGCCGGGCCCGGCGGCCTCCGCCCTGGCCGTCGCGGTCGGGGACATCACCGGCCACGACATGCAGGCCGCCACCGTCATGGGGCAGACCCGCGCCATGCTGCGCCAGGCCGTGCTCGACCATCCGGGGCTGGGGCCCGCGGCCGCCGTCACCGCGCTCCAGCAGGCGTGCGGCGTGCTGAGCCTGCCTTTGAGCGGCACGCTCCTCCTCGGCCACCTGGCCGCGGTCCCGAGGTCCAGGAACTGGAGCTTCACCTGGACCAACGCGGGACATCCGCCGCCGCTGCTGGCGCGCCCCGGCGAGCCGGTGGAGTGCCAGGAGGAGCACGGTCTCATGCTGTTCCCCGGCCTGGACCCGGGCCCGCGCCACGACCACCGGACGCACCTGGAGCCGGGCACCGTCCTGCTGCTCTACACCGACGGGCTCGTCGACCGGCCGGGCACCACCGTCGACGAGGCGACGGCCGGGATCGCCCGCGTGCTGGCCGCCTGCCGGGACCTGCCGCTGCCCGACCTGCTGAACGCCGTGGCCGCGGAGGCCGGGCCGCACCCGGACGACGACATCGCGCTGCTCGCCATCCGGGTGCCGCACGGGCAGGAGGGTCAGGCGGTCCTCAGCCAGTCGAGGGTGAAGCGGGCGAAGACGATGCCGCCGGTGTCGCCGATCTCGTAGAGCACGCCGACCTGGCCGTTCGCCAGCACGGCCATGGTGGAGTAGCCGGCCGTGCCGGTCTTGATCAGCGCCCTGACCGGCCAGGTGGCGCCGTCGTCGGTGGACAGGCGCACGGTCAGGTCGTTCCGGGCGCTCGTGTGGGCGTTGCCGCTGTAGAGGGCCGTCGCGGTGCGGACGGGCGCGCCGTTCGCGCCCCGCTGCGCGGGCGTGAGGTAGGACAGCTCGTCGGCGTTGCACAGCGGGTCGTTGAGCACCGGGCTGGCCGTGGCGGCGCCGAACGTCCGGCCGCCGTCGGTGGAGGTGGCCACGGTCGTTCGCGGCGTTGGAGCCGGACCCGCCGGACCAGAAGCTGATGCCGGGCCGGGGCGAGTAGGTGTAGAAGACGTAGGCGGCGCCGGTGGCACGGTCGACCAGCACGCTGGGGTCGCCGACGCCCTCCGACGTGGTGGCCGCGTGGTGGATGACGCGCGGCGCCTGCCAGGTCAGGCCGTTGACACGCCCTGGCCGTCGCCGAGACGGGCGCCGACGTCGTGGCCGTGGACGGCACCGGCCGCGCGCGGCCCGACGGCCGCGCTCTCGCCGAGATCGTGACGGCCGTGCACGAGCGGACCGGCAGGCTCGTCATGGCCGACGTGTCCACGTACGAGGAGGGCGTCGCCGCTGCCGAGGCCGGCGCGGACGTCGTCGGGACCACCCTCGCCGGCTACACGCCCTACTCCCGCAGGACGGACGGCCCCGATCTCGGCCTGCTCGCCCGGCTGGCCGCCGACCTGCCCGTCCCGGTGGTCGCCGAGGGCCGCGTCCACACCGTGGAGCAGGCCGGGGCGGCGATCGAGGCGGGCGCGTACGCCGTCGTCGTCGGCACCGCCATCACCCACCCCACGACCATCACCCGCTGGTTCGCCGAGCGCGTCACGAGCACCGCCGCCCGGCCCTGACCGGACCCCCGGGACTGTCGGTGGCGGCTGCCACGATGACGCGCATGACGATCATCGATCCGCTGGCGCCGTTCCAGTGGCTGGCCGCGCCCGAGGGTTCCCCCAGCCCGCTGGACGTGATCTTCAGCGTGGCCTTCTTCCGCGGGCTCGGCCCGGCCGAGGTGGTGCGGCGGTTCAGCCGGGGCGAGGACTCCGGGGAGGAGGCCGGCTTCTCCGTGCTCGACGAGGCCGCCTGGGAGTTCGCCGACAGTAGTGGCGGCGGCGACGGAGGCGGCCACGTCGGCGTCTTCCAGGAGGGGGAGTGGTCCGTCGTCATCGAGCCGATGGGCTGGCTGGTCACGCTCCACGAGGTGCTGCCCCGGCTGTCGCGCGGCTGCGAGGTCGTGGCGATCACCCGGCACGACTACGCCGCCGAGCACAGCTTCGAGTACGCCGTCGACGGCAGGTGCGTCACCGGCTACCGGCTGCGGCACCCTCACGACCGTTACGGCTCCGACCCCGACCGGCTCAACGGCCACATGCGCGAGCTCGGCATGGCGCTGGTCCTGTCCGAGGACGACGACGCCACCTGGGAGCTCAACTACGACACCGCCGTGCCCAGGGCGTTCGCGCTCGCGGCGCGGATCACGGGCGTGTCGTTCACGCCCGACCTGCTCGCCCGGCCGATGCTCGTGGGTCCCATCGTGGACCCGTTCGGGCCGGACCTCCATGGGGCTAGTGGATGCCATGACGGGACCGGGGATCGTGCCGCTTCTGCAGCCGTAGATGGGTGTTCAGGCTCGTATGTGCGAAGGTATGGTGAGGGCTTGTGACGACGTTCCGGATCAGCGAGGCCGCGGCGCTGCTCGGGGTCAGCTCCGACACCGTCCGCCGATGGGTGGACGCGGGGCGGCTGACGGCCGAGCGGGACGAGCACGGCCACCGGCGGGTGAACGGCGGCGACCTGGCCGCCTTCGCCCGCGCGCAGGTCGAACAGGTGGACGGCGGCCGTTCGTCGGCGCGCAACCGCTTTCGCGGGATCGTCACCGAGGTGATCCGCGACGCCGTGATGGCGCAGGTGGAGATCGCCGCGGGGCCGTTCCGGGTGGTGTCGCTGATGAGCCGCCAGGCCGCCGACGAGCTGGGCCTGGAGCCGGGGGTGGTGGCGGACGCCGTGATCAAGTCCACCAACGTCGTCGTGGAGATCCCCGGTCACGAGCGTGTGGCCGGCCACGTGTGAGGAGCCCTCCTTGGTGTTCAGGCGTCTTTCCCGATGGGCGATCGCCCTGCCCGTCACGCTCGCGCTGGCGGGCCTGTCCGCCTGCGGTTCCGGCGAGCCCGCCGCGGCTCCTGCTCCGGGCTCGTCCTCGGTCGCCGGCGGCGGGGCCGGGGAGGTGACGGTGTTCGCGGCGGCGTCGCTGACCGGGACGTTCACCGAGCTCGGCAAGGCGTTCGAGGCCGCGCGTCCGGGCACCACCGTGCGGTTCAACTTCGGCTCCAGCGCGACGCTGGCCCAGCAGATCGTCCAGGGGGCTCCGGCGGACGTGTTCGCCGCGGCGAGCCCGGCCACGATGAAGACCGTCACCGACGCCTCCCTGGCGGCCTCGCCGGCCACGTTCGTCCGCAACAAGCTGCAGATCGCCGTGCCGAAGGACAACCCGGCCGGGGTGGACGAGCTGAAGGACCTCACCGACGCCAAGGTGAAGGTGGCGCTGTGCGCCGAGCAGGTGCCGTGCGGCGCGGCGGCGGTCAAGGCGCTGGACGCCGCCGGGCTGAAGGTCACCCCGGTCACCCTGGAGCAGGACGTCAAGGCCACCCTCACCAAGGTCGAGCTGGGCGAGGTGGACGCGGCGCTGGTCTACAGGACCGACGTGATCGCCGCGGCGGGCAAGGTGACCGGCATCGAGTTCCCCGAGGCGGACCAGGCCGTCAACGACTACCCGATCGCCGCCCTCGCCAAGGCCCCCGCCGGCGGCCTGGCCGGCGCGTTCGTGGACCTGGTGCTGTCGCGGCAGGGCAGGGACGTGCTGACCAGGGCCGGCTTCGAGGCTCCCTGATCGCCCATGAGCCCTTCGACACCCGAGCACGCCGACCTGCCCGGCCCGCCTTCCGAGGCCGGGCGGGCTTCCGGAGCCGGCTCGGCGGCGAGGGCGCGGCCGGTCGCGGGCCGGGAGGTCGCCGGGCGGCTGCCGTGGATGCTGGTGCTGCCCGCCGTCGCGGGCCTGGTCTTCCTGGTGCTGCCGCTGGCCGGGCTGCTGATCCGCGCTCCCTGGCCGACCTTGCTGGAGCGGCTGGCCGAGCCACACGTGCTGGAGGCGCTGCGGCTGTCGCTGGTGTGCGCCACCGTCGCCACCGCCTTCTGCCTGCTGCTCGGGGTGCCGCTCGCCTGGCTGCTGGCCCGCGTCGACTTCCCCGGGCGGCGGCTGGTGCGGGCGCTGGTCACGGTGCCGCTGGTGCTGCCGCCGGTCGTGGGCGGCGTGGCGCTGCTGCTGGTGCTCGGCCGGCGCGGGCTCGCCGGGCAGTGGCTGGAGGCGACCTTCGGCGTCACGCTGCCGTTCACCACCGCCGGGGTGATCGTGGCGGAGGCGTTCGTGGCGATGCCGTTCCTCGTGATCAGCGTGGAGGGCGCGCTGCGCGGCGCCGACCAGCGCTTCGAGGAGGCCGCCGCGACGCTCGGCGCCTCCCGCTGGACCGTCTTCCGGCGCGTGACGCTGCCGATGGTCATGCCCGGCGTGGTGGCCGGGGCGGTGCTGTGCTGGGCGCGGGCGCTCGGCGAGTTCGGCGCGACCATCACCTTCGCCGGCAACTTCCCCGGCACCACCCGCACCATGCCGCTGGCCGTCTACCTCGCGCTGGAGACCGAGCCGGAGGCCGCCATCGTGCTCAGCCTCGTGCTGCTGGCCGTCTCGGTGGTCATCCTGGCCAGCCTGCGCGACCGGTGGGTGAGCGCCTCATGACCCTCGACGCCCGCCTGGTGGTCGTCCGGCCCGCGTTCACCCTCGACGTCGCCCTGCGCGTCGCCGCCGGCGAGGTGGTCGCGCTGCTCGGCCCCAACGGCGCGGGCAAGACCACCGCGCTGCGCGCCCTCGCCGGGCTGACCGGGCTGTCGGCGGGCGAGATCGTCCTCGGTGGCCGCCCGCTGCACACGCTGGCCGCCGAGGAGCGTCCCATCGGCATGGTGTTCCAGGACTACCTGCTCTTCCCCCACCTGTCCGCCCTGGACAACGTCGCCTTCGGGCCGCGCTGCCAGGGCGTGCCCAAGGCCGAGGCCCGCCGCGCCGCCGCCGAGCTCCTGGAGCGGGTCGGCCTGGCCGGCCAGACCGTCGCCAAGCCGCGGCACCTGTCCGGCGGGCAGGCGCAGCGGGTGGCGCTCGCCCGCGCGCTGGCCGTACGGCCGGAGCTGCTGCTGCTGGACGAGCCGCTCGCCGCCCTCGACGCCCACACCCGGCTGGAGATCCGCTCCCAGCTCCGGCGGCACCTGGCGGACTTCGCCGGCGCCACCGTGCTGGTCACCCACGACCCTCTCGACGCGATGGTCCTGGCCGACCGGCTGGTCGTCATCGAGCACGGCGCGATCGTCCAGCAGGGCCCGCCGGCGGAGGTCGCCCGCCGCCCGCGCACCGACTACGTGGCCCGCCTGGTGGGGCTCAACCTGTACCGGGGCGTGGCCGACGGGGCGCTGGTCACGGTGGGCGAGCTGCCGCTGCACACCTCAGGGCACCTGGACGGGCCGGCGTTCGTCGCCTTCCCGCCGTCCGCCGTCGCGCTCTACCGCAGCCGCCCCGACGGCAGCCCGCGCAACCTGTGGCAGGCCACGATCGGCGGCATCGAACGGCACGGCGACAACATGCGCGTGCACCTCGACGGCCCCGTCACGGCCTTCGCCGACATCACGCCCGCCGCCGTCGCCGACCTCGACCTGACCCCGGGCCGGCGCGTCTGGGCGTCGGTCAAGGCGACGGAGACCCACGCCTATCCCGCGTGAGCCGCTCAGACGCGCAGGACGGCGGTGTGGGTGCGGCCGCGGGTGCCGCCCAGCTCCACCTTGATCGCCTTCTTGGCCCTGCGCACGCCACGGCCGCCCTTCACCACCGAGCGCACCGCCCAGGGCAGCCTGATCCGTACCTCGTCGGCGGTCCTGGACGGGTCGGAGACCGCGACCCGCACCCGGCCGCGCTCGCGGCGCAGCACCAGCGTGCACGGGCCGTCGGCGGAGAGCGTCCCGTGCGGGGTCTTGACGCTGCCCGCCCGCCAGAACACCGCGGCGATCAGGTCGCCGCGGGAGACGGCCTGCGCCGTTCCGTTGTTGGCGAGGACGTCGACCTGCTTGCGGTAGGCGGCGGTCCGCTCGGCGCAGGCCCCGGGCAGCACCGCGTAGGCGTAGCGCGCCTTGCGCGGATCGGCGCCGTGGTCGATGACGATCGTCGTGTAGTGCCTGGTGACGGGGGTCGTGTCGCCGCCGGTCGTGGCGCCCTTGTCGATGTCGCGCCAGCGGCCGGTGCGCCGCTCGCGGATCACCTTGACCTCCTCGCCGACCTCCGCGCCGTCCAGCAGCGCGTACCCGGCCACGCCGGACAGGTGCAGCCACCGCTCGCCCCTGGTGAGCGGCGGGTGCGCGGCGTGGGTGTTGCGGTTCTCCACGACCGTCTCGACGCGGCGGCCGTCGGAGGCGGTGATGCCCGCGCCGAGCGCGATCACCGCGTCGTCGAGGAGGAACCACGCCTTCTTGGCGCGCAGCGACGAGCCGTCCGCGACCAGCTTCATGGCGGCGACACCGTACTCGCCGTCCAGCGCCGCCCCGCCCGCCCACGGGGTGGGAGGCAGGCGGCGCTTGCCGTGCGCGAGGTCGGCGCGCCTGCGGGTGTCGACCGTCGTGCCCGGCAGCCGGTACGGGTCGATCGTCGGCCAGAGGTCGTCGTTCCAGTGGGTGAGGTCGTCGGTGTAGAGGTACGTCATGCCGTCGCCGGTGTACCAGCCGTGCAGGTTCTCCTGGTTCATGGCCTCGGCCGCGCCGATGCGCTCCGAGCTCATCGCGATCGCGAAGGCCCAGCCGGGGCGGCGGTGCACAACGCGGTCCATGTCGGCGAAGACGTACGTGCCCGTCGTGCGCGGGCCGACCGGCACCGAGTCGTCGGCCAGCAGGGCCTCGGCCCGCGCGAGGCTCGCCAGCGGCGCGTGCGTGCCGTAGGGGATCGCCTGGTTGCGGGTCAGCCAGCCCTTCACCAGCGGGCGCCAGCGCCGGGCGTGCCGCTCGGGCGCGCTGTCCAGCAGGGTGAGGACGGCCTCGACCGTCTTCTGCCCCGAATGGTGGTCGCGGTGGCCCTGCACCGAGATCTGCCGGCCGCGGACGCAGTCCATCATCAGCCCGTCGAAGACGAACGGCACGAACGAGCGGTCCACGATCTCGTACACGTTGCCGATCCTGGGGATCTCCCACGGCGAGCGGGCGAGCATGGCGATCAGCTTGGCCACGCTCTCCAGGTAGTCGACGCCGTAGCTGCCGGTGTACGGGTAGACGTCGTGCTGGATGAACGACCCGTCGTGGTAGAAGCCGTCGCCGGGGCCCTTCGTGCGCCGTAACAGGTCGGAGACCGCGTCCCTGGCCCGCCTGACCAGGCGCGCGTCGTGGGTGAGCAGCCCGCGCATCGCGACGGCCATGGCCTTGCCCGCCCGGTTCGCGCCGGTCTCGACCACTCCGGGGTGGCTGATCCGCCGCTCCGGGTCGGGGCACCAGCGGCGCAGCGGGCGCAGCCAGCGTTCGAGGCGGTCCTTCGGCAGGCCGTCGTACAGCAGGGCGCAGGTGTCGGTCAGCGCGCGCGGCACGCCGATCTCCCACCAGTACCAGTTGCTGCCCCGCCGGTCGAGGCGCTCGTGGTAGGCGTGCTCGTACAGGAAGTCCAGCGCCCTGGCCGCGGTCTCGGCGACCTGGGGGCTGCCGTGCATGGCGGTGCCCGGGGTGGCCCAGCCGAGCGCGAGCGCGCGCATGCGGTTGTAGGAGCGGTTGAAGTCGCCCGTACGCGGATTGGCCAGCGGCAGGTCGGGCCACAGGCTCGGGCGGCGCGGGTCCGGCTTCAGCTTGCGCAGCACCGCGTTCGCCGAGCCTTCGACGGCCTGGATCTTGTCGGTGTGGCCGGGGTCGTACGCGCCGCCGGCCAGCAGGCTCACCCACCGCTCCCGCGCGGCGTCGAACGCGGCGGCGCTCACCGCCTCAGCCGGCCTTTCCCACAGGGCGGCCCCGGCCACGGCCGAGGCGCCCAGCAGGGCGGACCGCCGGCTGAGGGGGTGAATCATGGCGGCCTTCCGGGCATGAGGGCTGATCACAGATGAGAAGATCCTATGTCGGGAGAAGGACCACTCATCGCGCCACCGCCGTCAGGCCGCGCTCACCACGCGCCC is part of the Nonomuraea coxensis DSM 45129 genome and encodes:
- a CDS encoding TetR/AcrR family transcriptional regulator, producing the protein MASTTSARPPGRPRAGLNDVVFAATLRTVHDLGYARATVERIAATAGVAKTTVYRRWPSKGELIVDCLLDAFGPVPLEGAGPAELMSSAIRWIAAKIGEPGVGDAFAGVFSDAVSDPGLREILATRLQDPYRRALQDALGEPENRVLFFIDVVVGALLHRMGMTGRPMADADVTALTEMVLAHFAAGRP
- a CDS encoding alpha/beta hydrolase, whose product is MEEIIAMRPQEPDWDTVTAEELLAFREAENRFRASAAARRVTGDPEPGASIGWRQVSLPGREVPVRVHRPDGGGPDLPLVLHVHGGGFVGTATQSDWVTSHLAVRLPAVVVSVEHRLLAPGTPLTAAADDGWDVLRHVVEHAARWGVDPARAAVFGESCGGLISALAAIRAREAGLALRAQVLVNTAADVTGAMFDHPSAARYADSPALSMPQLRLFRRLAVQPGTDARALSPLHADELGGLAPALLVVPAEDPIADHGRRYAERLRAAGTSARLTEYAGAGHAFLSMPGLVPQAEAARAEILGFLAAHL
- a CDS encoding cold-shock protein, which produces MATGTVKWFNSEKGFGFIAQDGGGADVFAHYSSIVSNGGYRELVEGQKVSFDVVQGQKGLQAENIVAA
- a CDS encoding aromatic ring-hydroxylating oxygenase subunit alpha, which codes for MSPETTPGFARVAAGYHPDPALSMSLHADAYTDPAWFAVDQREIFGRTWQWLCHGEKLREPGGYVAATVAGMPIVAVRDEAGTLRAFYNVCKHRAHELLSGSGVRRSIVCPYHAWTYDLTGRLRRARHTGGMPGFDASAVCLDRIQVTEFAGMVYVNLDPGAAPPAEQAPGLEAEILARAPDVARLTLARRLTYDIASNWKNVVDNFLECYHCHVAHKDFVSLVDMSTYKVTTYGIHSSHMASAGTGANSAYDVSGATVTEHAVWWLWPNTCLLRYPGRGNFMVLQIIPDGPERTRETWDFYLETAEPDEAELDSIRYIDEVLQVEDIALVESVQRGMRTPAFTQGKIVYDPDGGGLSEHAVHHFHGLVLDAYRRAGA
- a CDS encoding SpoIIE family protein phosphatase, whose amino-acid sequence is MVRTAGTTRRTDGGPPAPDAGMERFARLAASVMGAPVALVALAGADRLELPGLVGLKEGRDALRRPPLSRSLSGRVVATGEPLIVTDLRDDARFSSRETLAERQWGLVSYAGMPLTAYGQVVGVLCAACPGAREWTGAQLADLSDLASACSAELRSRAAARSALMAQQDAERDHRVAERARAVAEQAGVRAQAGWDAAELLLRASQELAGAATLHDVQHLLRDLVSEPLKPVHTSLSLIQDGRLRPAQDTGPDKGPVPPGAEPAVSCALDADHPLAQAARGRRLVSAGDPGELARAYGEAVAGAFALLDVRALVCVPLTHAGAVHGVLLIGWGEPHDAGPSERAVLTAIAGYVGQAVQRAGVLDERVSVARQLQSAMLTDLPDGQGLGLAALYLAAAADDLVGGDWYDAFPLPGPAASALAVAVGDITGHDMQAATVMGQTRAMLRQAVLDHPGLGPAAAVTALQQACGVLSLPLSGTLLLGHLAAVPRSRNWSFTWTNAGHPPPLLARPGEPVECQEEHGLMLFPGLDPGPRHDHRTHLEPGTVLLLYTDGLVDRPGTTVDEATAGIARVLAACRDLPLPDLLNAVAAEAGPHPDDDIALLAIRVPHGQEGQAVLSQSRVKRAKTMPPVSPIS
- a CDS encoding sialidase family protein, with the translated sequence MATSTDGGRTFGAATASPVLNDPLCNADELSYLTPAQRGANGAPVRTATALYSGNAHTSARNDLTVRLSTDDGATWPVRALIKTGTAGYSTMAVLANGQVGVLYEIGDTGGIVFARFTLDWLRTA
- a CDS encoding DUF6461 domain-containing protein, whose translation is MTIIDPLAPFQWLAAPEGSPSPLDVIFSVAFFRGLGPAEVVRRFSRGEDSGEEAGFSVLDEAAWEFADSSGGGDGGGHVGVFQEGEWSVVIEPMGWLVTLHEVLPRLSRGCEVVAITRHDYAAEHSFEYAVDGRCVTGYRLRHPHDRYGSDPDRLNGHMRELGMALVLSEDDDATWELNYDTAVPRAFALAARITGVSFTPDLLARPMLVGPIVDPFGPDLHGASGCHDGTGDRAASAAVDGCSGSYVRRYGEGL
- a CDS encoding TOBE domain-containing protein gives rise to the protein MTTFRISEAAALLGVSSDTVRRWVDAGRLTAERDEHGHRRVNGGDLAAFARAQVEQVDGGRSSARNRFRGIVTEVIRDAVMAQVEIAAGPFRVVSLMSRQAADELGLEPGVVADAVIKSTNVVVEIPGHERVAGHV